One Gelria sp. Kuro-4 DNA segment encodes these proteins:
- the minD gene encoding septum site-determining protein MinD, whose protein sequence is MGEVIVITSGKGGVGKTTSTANLGTALALMERRVVLLDADIGLRNLDVVMGLENRIVYDLVDVTSGACRIKQALIKDKRFNENLFLLPAAQTKDKTAVTPEQMKALTAELKAEYDYVLVDCPAGIEQGFRNAVAGADRAIVVTTPEVSAVRDADRIIGLLEASELPDVQLLINRIRPNMVKRGDMMDIDDIIDILAIDLIGVVPEDDKIVVSTNRGEPTVLDAGSRAGQAYRNIARRITGEQVPLMTLEAEHGFMERVKHLFGFGR, encoded by the coding sequence ATGGGTGAAGTCATCGTCATAACTTCGGGCAAAGGCGGCGTGGGCAAGACCACCAGCACGGCCAATCTGGGTACGGCATTGGCCCTCATGGAGCGGCGGGTGGTTCTCCTGGATGCCGATATCGGTCTCCGGAACCTGGATGTGGTTATGGGACTGGAGAACCGCATCGTTTACGACCTGGTGGACGTAACCAGCGGGGCCTGCCGTATCAAGCAGGCTTTGATCAAGGACAAGCGCTTCAACGAAAACCTGTTTCTCCTGCCGGCGGCCCAGACCAAAGACAAAACGGCCGTGACGCCGGAACAGATGAAGGCGCTCACGGCGGAGCTCAAGGCGGAATACGACTACGTCCTGGTGGATTGCCCGGCGGGCATTGAACAGGGTTTCCGCAACGCCGTCGCCGGGGCCGACCGGGCGATTGTGGTGACCACGCCGGAGGTTTCGGCCGTGCGCGACGCCGACCGGATCATCGGGCTTTTGGAAGCCAGCGAACTGCCCGACGTACAGCTTTTAATCAACCGCATCCGCCCCAATATGGTCAAGCGCGGCGACATGATGGACATCGACGACATCATCGATATCCTGGCCATCGACCTTATCGGCGTGGTGCCCGAGGATGACAAGATAGTGGTCTCCACCAACCGCGGCGAGCCTACGGTGCTGGATGCAGGTTCCCGCGCCGGGCAGGCCTATCGCAATATCGCCCGGCGGATCACCGGGGAGCAGGTACCGCTGATGACGCTCGAGGCCGAACACGGGTTTATGGAACGCGTCAAGCACCTGTTCGGCTTTGGCCGCTGA
- the minC gene encoding septum site-determining protein MinC, whose amino-acid sequence MAKEKEEAVFKGTRDGLLIILDDRREFRSVLDKLKAKLEAARGFFQGAQVIVDVGGRRLSGKQKKALEKLINSQAGLKLKGFSSGERTAADQVSGEEEGRVDVTTAAEQPQEPAPAPEAPLSPWPHSKLSSLPTLFLTRNLRCGQRVNFAGHVLVLGDVNPGSEIVAEGNVTVLGTLRGLVHAGAAGDQEAFVAAYRLEPSQLRIGGVFTRAPDEDGLRTGREPEVARVRDGNVVIEKSAVNPALSLVHRAE is encoded by the coding sequence ATGGCAAAGGAAAAGGAAGAAGCAGTCTTTAAGGGAACGCGCGACGGCCTGCTCATTATTCTGGACGACCGGCGTGAGTTCCGCTCGGTCCTGGACAAGCTGAAGGCTAAGCTGGAAGCGGCCCGCGGGTTCTTTCAGGGGGCTCAGGTGATCGTGGACGTGGGCGGGCGCAGGCTCAGCGGCAAGCAAAAGAAGGCGCTGGAGAAGCTGATCAACAGCCAGGCCGGCCTTAAACTGAAGGGCTTCAGCAGCGGTGAACGGACGGCGGCCGACCAGGTTTCCGGGGAGGAGGAAGGAAGAGTGGACGTCACCACCGCCGCCGAGCAGCCTCAAGAGCCGGCACCGGCACCGGAAGCGCCGCTTTCGCCCTGGCCGCACAGCAAGCTGTCCAGCCTGCCGACGCTCTTTCTCACGCGCAATCTGCGCTGCGGGCAGCGCGTGAATTTCGCCGGGCACGTGCTGGTGCTGGGCGATGTTAATCCCGGATCCGAGATCGTGGCGGAGGGCAATGTCACCGTGCTCGGCACACTGCGCGGTTTAGTCCATGCCGGGGCGGCCGGGGATCAGGAAGCCTTTGTGGCGGCGTACCGCTTGGAGCCCAGCCAGCTGAGGATTGGCGGTGTGTTTACGCGGGCGCCGGACGAGGACGGGCTGCGCACCGGCAGGGAACCCGAGGTGGCACGCGTACGCGACGGCAATGTGGTGATCGAAAAAAGCGCCGTAAATCCAGCCCTATCCCTCGTGCACAGAGCAGAATAG
- the mrdA gene encoding penicillin-binding protein 2, translating into MTPKQLEQRLFLLTVAAVLVFTVLVGRLGYLQLVEGEKYEKLATENRIRLLPLAAPRGDFLDRNGNPLVTSRLAPVISVVPMDMKKPDEVLQRLSQLLGYDVRQTVEDTIARLKERKEYRPYTPIRIATDADIATLTKIAEHQLELPGVMIEEQPIRDYPLKDVGAHVFGYVREISKEELDAWRDKGYKMGDIVGKTGLERVYDEVLRGEPGGQQVEVDAGGRPVKTLPGRKVPVAGSSLKLTLDRSLEEAAAQGLRESMDRIKTQFPTKAGAVVVLDVRTGAVLAMVSEPSFDPNDFTRETIPPDTWQAMNDPKWQPQLNRAIRGEYPPGSTFKMVVATAGLETGTIRPQDTIVDRGVYWRIEPKKCWKPGGHGVINLTRAIEVSCNVYFYDLGYRTGIDAINRYAEGYGLGRPTGINLYPGEKTGLLATPEWKLKNYKLLGLKKPEPWQPGETLSAAIGQGFSSFTPLQMANYIATLANGGTRYRPYLVSQVIGPDGKVKETYGPEVMAKMDLKPSTLAAIKEGMHLVAQGPEGTAAAYFRNFPIPVAGKTGTAQNPHGADHGWFVGFAPYDKPEIAVAVLVEQGGHGGSAAAPVARRIFETYFHVAPARQNAPATPSVD; encoded by the coding sequence ATGACCCCGAAACAGCTCGAACAGCGCCTTTTCCTCTTGACCGTGGCGGCCGTTCTGGTTTTCACCGTGCTGGTGGGCCGGCTCGGGTATCTGCAGCTGGTGGAAGGCGAGAAGTATGAGAAGCTGGCCACCGAGAACCGTATTCGCCTTCTGCCGCTGGCGGCGCCCCGCGGGGACTTTCTGGACCGCAACGGCAACCCGCTGGTGACGAGCCGGCTGGCGCCGGTGATCAGCGTGGTGCCGATGGACATGAAAAAGCCGGACGAGGTGCTGCAGCGCCTGAGTCAGCTTTTGGGTTACGACGTCAGGCAGACGGTGGAGGACACCATCGCGCGACTCAAGGAGCGCAAGGAGTACCGGCCCTATACGCCGATCCGCATCGCCACCGATGCCGACATCGCCACCCTCACCAAAATCGCCGAGCACCAGTTGGAGCTGCCCGGTGTGATGATCGAAGAGCAGCCCATCCGGGATTACCCCCTGAAGGACGTCGGCGCGCACGTCTTCGGCTACGTCCGCGAGATCTCTAAGGAAGAGCTGGACGCCTGGCGCGATAAGGGTTATAAGATGGGCGATATAGTGGGTAAGACCGGGCTCGAGCGCGTCTACGACGAAGTGCTGCGGGGGGAGCCCGGGGGACAGCAGGTGGAGGTGGACGCCGGGGGCCGGCCGGTGAAAACCTTGCCCGGCCGCAAGGTACCGGTGGCCGGCTCCAGCCTCAAGCTCACGCTCGACCGCAGTCTGGAGGAGGCGGCGGCCCAAGGGCTCCGCGAGAGCATGGACCGGATCAAGACGCAGTTTCCTACTAAGGCGGGGGCGGTAGTGGTGCTGGACGTACGCACCGGGGCGGTGCTGGCCATGGTGAGCGAGCCTTCGTTCGACCCCAACGATTTCACCCGGGAAACCATCCCGCCGGACACCTGGCAGGCCATGAACGACCCCAAGTGGCAGCCACAGCTCAACCGGGCGATCCGCGGCGAGTACCCACCCGGCTCCACCTTTAAGATGGTGGTGGCCACGGCCGGGCTGGAAACAGGGACCATCCGGCCCCAGGACACCATTGTCGACCGGGGTGTGTACTGGCGGATCGAGCCCAAGAAGTGCTGGAAACCGGGCGGCCACGGGGTGATCAACCTCACGCGGGCCATCGAGGTTTCCTGCAACGTGTACTTCTACGACCTGGGCTACCGAACCGGCATTGACGCCATCAACCGCTATGCCGAAGGCTACGGCCTGGGCCGGCCTACCGGCATCAACCTCTATCCGGGCGAGAAAACCGGGCTGCTGGCCACGCCCGAGTGGAAGCTGAAGAACTACAAGCTTCTGGGGCTGAAGAAACCCGAGCCCTGGCAGCCGGGCGAAACCTTGAGCGCTGCCATCGGCCAGGGATTCTCTTCCTTCACCCCCCTGCAGATGGCCAACTACATCGCCACCCTGGCCAACGGCGGTACCCGTTATCGCCCCTACCTGGTCAGCCAGGTGATCGGTCCGGACGGTAAGGTCAAAGAAACCTATGGTCCTGAGGTCATGGCGAAAATGGACCTGAAGCCCTCCACTCTGGCCGCCATCAAAGAAGGCATGCACCTGGTGGCCCAGGGACCGGAAGGTACGGCGGCGGCTTATTTCCGCAATTTCCCTATCCCGGTGGCGGGGAAAACGGGCACTGCCCAGAATCCCCACGGGGCCGACCACGGCTGGTTTGTCGGCTTTGCGCCCTATGACAAGCCGGAGATTGCCGTGGCGGTGCTGGTCGAGCAGGGTGGCCACGGCGGCTCCGCGGCGGCGCCCGTGGCCCGGCGTATCTTCGAGACCTACTTCCACGTGGCGCCTGCCCGGCAAAACGCCCCGGCAACCCCTTCCGTGGATTGA
- the mreD gene encoding rod shape-determining protein MreD, with protein MRVSAGRRALILTGGIIGCLLLESTCLNRVSFWGVRPDFVLMIVGSVGLASGWGKGLLWGAAGGLLEDVFSGSLPGSHALAKSVTGFVLGLAEGQVFKENPLLPAVALFIGTVVEQVLFFLAAGAFGQVRWTFITALLRVVVPTALVNAVFAPLVFHYVAGLYEAPGFSRRERPRL; from the coding sequence ATGCGCGTTTCAGCTGGCAGACGTGCCCTCATCCTTACCGGGGGCATCATAGGGTGTTTGCTCTTAGAAAGCACGTGTCTCAACCGGGTTTCCTTCTGGGGCGTCCGGCCGGACTTCGTGCTGATGATCGTTGGCTCCGTGGGTCTGGCGAGCGGTTGGGGCAAGGGGCTGCTCTGGGGCGCGGCCGGAGGCCTGCTGGAGGATGTGTTTTCCGGCAGCCTGCCCGGCAGCCACGCCCTGGCCAAGAGCGTGACCGGTTTTGTCCTGGGCCTGGCCGAAGGACAAGTGTTTAAGGAGAACCCGTTGCTGCCGGCGGTGGCGCTTTTTATCGGGACGGTGGTGGAGCAGGTTCTTTTTTTTCTGGCCGCCGGCGCCTTCGGCCAGGTGCGCTGGACGTTTATCACGGCCCTCCTCCGGGTCGTTGTGCCGACCGCTTTGGTCAATGCCGTCTTCGCACCGCTCGTCTTCCACTACGTGGCCGGCCTTTATGAAGCGCCGGGTTTCAGCCGGCGGGAACGCCCGCGTTTGTGA
- the mreC gene encoding rod shape-determining protein MreC: MPELAKNRKYFALAAATVLLTLLMSLAAQEGGRVAPVKGFLREVLAPVEGVILAGTNKVEGAVRFVAEIRRLSAENAELKKELAQLKLKENVSREVWSENVRLRKLLTLPPGQPELTTLGARVVSRDPGNWYKTLTIDRGSRSGVKVDAVVLGAGGVAGRVIQVSPNTAEVLLITDQRSAVGALGQLSRDVGVLKGGDAADGGCRLVYLPRSATIKPGELVVTSGLGGLFPKGLVLGQVTEVKSEGYGLGKYAQVKPAVDFDHLEEVLVITGVKG; this comes from the coding sequence GTGCCCGAGCTGGCCAAGAACCGGAAGTACTTTGCCCTGGCGGCCGCCACGGTGCTGCTCACGTTGCTGATGAGCTTGGCGGCGCAGGAGGGCGGCCGGGTGGCGCCGGTGAAAGGGTTCCTGCGCGAGGTGCTGGCGCCGGTTGAGGGAGTCATCCTGGCGGGTACCAACAAGGTGGAGGGAGCGGTCCGCTTTGTCGCCGAGATTAGGAGACTGAGTGCGGAAAACGCAGAGCTGAAAAAAGAACTGGCGCAGCTTAAGCTTAAGGAGAACGTGAGCCGTGAGGTTTGGAGCGAAAACGTCCGGCTGCGCAAGCTCCTGACGCTGCCTCCCGGGCAGCCGGAGCTTACTACTCTGGGCGCCCGCGTCGTCAGCCGGGACCCGGGCAACTGGTACAAAACCCTCACCATTGACCGGGGCAGCCGCTCCGGGGTTAAGGTGGACGCGGTGGTGCTGGGGGCCGGAGGTGTGGCGGGGCGTGTGATTCAGGTGTCACCCAACACGGCGGAGGTCCTTCTTATCACCGACCAGCGCAGCGCCGTCGGGGCCCTGGGGCAGCTCAGCCGCGACGTCGGCGTACTTAAAGGCGGCGATGCCGCCGATGGCGGCTGTCGCCTGGTCTATTTGCCGCGCAGCGCCACCATTAAGCCGGGCGAGCTGGTGGTGACGTCCGGGCTGGGCGGGCTCTTTCCCAAGGGCCTGGTGCTGGGACAGGTAACGGAGGTTAAAAGCGAAGGCTACGGCCTCGGCAAGTATGCCCAGGTGAAGCCGGCCGTAGATTTCGACCACCTGGAAGAGGTGCTGGTGATAACGGGGGTTAAAGGCTAG
- a CDS encoding rod shape-determining protein, which translates to MPLNFILNQISRDMGIDLGTANTLVFVRNRGIVLQEPSVVAMQRDTGAVLAVGDEAKQMIGRTPGNIIAIRPMKDGVIADFDVTQAMLRHFITKANRSRGIIKPRVIVSIPSGVTEVEKRAVLDATLQSGAREAHLIEEPMAAAIGAELPVHEPTGNMIVDIGGGTTEVAVISLGGIVTSRSIRIGGDEMDEAIVQYIKRAYNLMIGERTGEEIKINLGSAYITPEIKDAEQDIRGRDLVTGLPKTIRITAEEVHEALAEPVAAIVEAVKVTLEKTPPELAADIMDRGIVMAGGGSLLKGIDTLLQNETGMPVHVAEDPLTCVARGTGKALDEIDVLGRVLISPKRG; encoded by the coding sequence ATGCCCCTGAACTTCATCCTCAACCAGATCTCCCGCGATATGGGAATCGACCTGGGTACAGCCAATACCCTGGTTTTTGTCCGCAACCGCGGGATCGTGCTGCAAGAGCCCTCTGTGGTGGCCATGCAGCGGGACACGGGAGCTGTGCTGGCCGTCGGCGACGAGGCCAAACAGATGATCGGGCGCACGCCCGGAAACATCATCGCCATCCGCCCGATGAAGGACGGCGTCATCGCCGATTTTGACGTGACCCAGGCCATGCTGCGGCACTTTATCACCAAAGCCAACCGTTCCCGCGGCATCATTAAACCGCGGGTCATAGTGAGCATTCCTTCCGGTGTCACCGAGGTGGAGAAGCGCGCCGTGCTCGATGCCACCCTGCAGTCCGGGGCACGCGAGGCGCATCTCATCGAAGAGCCCATGGCGGCCGCCATCGGCGCCGAGTTGCCGGTGCACGAGCCCACCGGGAACATGATCGTGGATATCGGCGGCGGTACCACCGAGGTGGCGGTGATCTCCCTGGGCGGCATCGTCACCAGCCGCTCCATCCGCATCGGCGGCGACGAGATGGACGAGGCCATCGTCCAGTACATCAAGCGCGCTTATAACCTGATGATCGGCGAGCGCACCGGGGAAGAGATTAAGATAAACCTGGGGTCGGCCTACATCACACCGGAGATCAAGGACGCCGAGCAGGACATCCGGGGCCGCGACCTGGTTACCGGGCTGCCGAAGACCATCCGGATAACGGCGGAAGAGGTGCATGAAGCGCTGGCGGAGCCGGTGGCGGCGATCGTCGAGGCGGTAAAGGTCACCCTCGAGAAGACGCCGCCGGAGCTGGCCGCCGACATTATGGACCGCGGTATTGTGATGGCGGGTGGCGGCTCGCTCCTTAAAGGCATCGATACCCTGCTGCAAAACGAGACCGGCATGCCGGTGCACGTGGCCGAAGACCCGCTTACCTGCGTGGCTCGGGGCACGGGCAAGGCCTTGGACGAGATCGACGTGCTGGGGCGGGTGCTTATTTCGCCGAAACGCGGCTAG
- the radC gene encoding DNA repair protein RadC, which produces MTSGRRRRKLGAEYHLTLKELPPDSRPRERLAALGAENLSTAELLAIILRTGQRGYTALEVAQLLLSQEGEEGGLRYLATADIEELAQCPGMGPAKAVQVKAALELGRRLGREGRERGPGIRTPRDVYRLVHDEMRLLDREHFRTVMLTSKHQVIAQETVAVGSLSAALVHPRELFKGCIKKSAAAVILVHNHPSGDPEPSPEDITLTRRLVEAGALLGIEVLDHVIIGDGRYVSLKERGLLGAPTTGESLAGSR; this is translated from the coding sequence TTGACATCTGGGAGGAGGCGAAGAAAGCTGGGCGCGGAGTATCACCTGACGTTAAAGGAGCTGCCGCCGGACAGCCGGCCGCGCGAACGTCTGGCGGCGCTCGGCGCTGAGAACCTGTCGACGGCGGAGCTTTTGGCGATAATCCTGCGCACGGGCCAGCGCGGCTATACGGCGCTCGAGGTGGCGCAGCTCCTCCTTAGCCAGGAGGGCGAGGAGGGCGGGCTGCGCTACCTGGCGACGGCGGACATCGAAGAACTGGCCCAGTGTCCCGGCATGGGACCGGCCAAAGCGGTGCAGGTGAAGGCGGCCCTGGAGCTGGGGCGTCGTCTCGGGCGCGAGGGCCGGGAACGCGGCCCGGGCATTCGCACCCCGCGCGATGTTTACCGCCTCGTGCACGACGAAATGCGGCTGCTCGACCGGGAGCACTTCCGCACGGTGATGCTCACGAGCAAGCACCAGGTGATCGCCCAGGAAACCGTGGCGGTGGGCAGTCTGAGCGCCGCCTTGGTCCACCCGCGGGAACTTTTCAAAGGCTGTATTAAAAAGAGCGCCGCGGCTGTCATCCTGGTCCATAACCACCCCAGCGGCGATCCGGAACCCAGTCCGGAAGACATAACCCTGACGCGGCGCCTGGTCGAGGCGGGGGCGCTCCTGGGCATTGAAGTACTGGATCACGTGATTATTGGGGACGGACGTTACGTCAGTTTGAAAGAAAGAGGTCTCCTGGGTGCCCCGACCACGGGGGAGAGCCTGGCGGGTAGCAGGTAG
- a CDS encoding nucleoside triphosphate pyrophosphatase, with the protein MRELILASASPRRRALLAGLGLSFRVVPSAASEEVENGRAPGALVQELARRKAAAVAGKLSEREGRLVIGADTIVVLEGRILGKPQDEAEAQAMLRALSGRWHEVFTGVAVIDPAAGKTVSAHQRTRVKFRSLSAGEIAAYAATGEPLDKAGAYGVQGKGALLVERIEGCFYNVVGLPLVTLAALLGEFGVDIWEEAKKAGRGVSPDVKGAAAGQPAARTSGGARR; encoded by the coding sequence ATGCGGGAACTGATCCTGGCTTCGGCCTCGCCGCGGCGCCGGGCCCTCTTGGCGGGCCTCGGGCTTAGCTTTCGGGTGGTGCCCAGTGCCGCTTCGGAAGAGGTGGAGAACGGGCGGGCACCTGGCGCGCTGGTGCAAGAGCTGGCCCGTCGCAAGGCGGCGGCGGTGGCCGGGAAGCTCAGCGAACGAGAAGGAAGACTGGTTATCGGCGCCGACACCATTGTTGTCCTGGAGGGGCGGATCCTCGGCAAGCCGCAGGATGAGGCAGAGGCGCAGGCCATGCTGCGGGCCCTGTCCGGGCGCTGGCACGAGGTGTTCACCGGCGTAGCCGTTATCGATCCGGCGGCCGGCAAAACCGTGAGCGCCCACCAGCGCACACGGGTGAAGTTCCGCTCGCTCAGCGCGGGCGAGATCGCAGCGTACGCGGCCACCGGCGAGCCGCTGGATAAAGCCGGCGCTTATGGAGTGCAGGGGAAGGGTGCGCTTCTGGTGGAGCGCATCGAAGGCTGCTTTTACAATGTGGTGGGCCTACCGCTGGTGACCTTGGCGGCGCTCCTGGGGGAGTTCGGCGTTGACATCTGGGAGGAGGCGAAGAAAGCTGGGCGCGGAGTATCACCTGACGTTAAAGGAGCTGCCGCCGGACAGCCGGCCGCGCGAACGTCTGGCGGCGCTCGGCGCTGA
- a CDS encoding DUF4321 domain-containing protein, with protein MRRYRSTGLLVVLLVAGALIGGALGQVFTRYLPFLALGETVGFSPTTLNLSVLQLTIGLSLRITVAGVIGILLGYLLYRQL; from the coding sequence GTGCGGAGATACCGGAGCACCGGTCTTCTGGTGGTGCTGCTCGTGGCCGGTGCGCTAATCGGCGGCGCGCTGGGCCAGGTGTTTACCAGGTACCTGCCTTTTCTGGCCCTCGGCGAAACCGTCGGCTTCAGCCCGACCACGCTCAACCTCAGTGTCCTGCAATTGACTATCGGCCTTAGCCTGCGGATAACTGTAGCCGGGGTGATCGGTATCCTCCTCGGGTACCTCCTTTACCGGCAGCTTTAG
- a CDS encoding Gx transporter family protein: protein MGGQTRRLLHLSLLVAGGTALHVFEGLLPALGALPGAKLGLANLVTLLALALYGPGATWWVVGLRVLLGSLLGGTLLTTTFFLSLAGAVGSTLVMMLAFRLGRRVLSIMGVSVLGAVAHNVSQLLLAALLIQHLGIFFYLPYLLLFALPTGCFIGITAGYVLRLFPPAASSYRWKKDPLRGVVPKAWNM from the coding sequence ATGGGGGGTCAAACGCGAAGGCTGCTCCACCTGTCGCTTCTGGTGGCGGGGGGTACGGCCCTACACGTTTTTGAAGGGCTGCTGCCTGCTTTGGGTGCCCTGCCCGGAGCGAAGCTCGGGCTGGCAAACCTGGTCACGCTGCTGGCACTGGCGCTGTACGGGCCCGGAGCCACCTGGTGGGTGGTAGGCCTGCGGGTGCTCCTCGGTTCGCTCCTGGGCGGCACGCTCCTTACCACCACCTTCTTTCTCAGCCTGGCCGGAGCGGTCGGCAGCACGCTGGTAATGATGCTGGCCTTTCGCCTGGGCAGGCGCGTGCTCAGCATCATGGGTGTAAGCGTCCTGGGCGCCGTGGCGCACAATGTGTCCCAGCTTTTGCTGGCGGCGCTTTTGATTCAACACTTGGGCATCTTCTTTTACCTGCCCTACCTGCTCCTCTTTGCCCTGCCCACCGGGTGCTTCATCGGGATTACGGCCGGCTACGTGCTGCGGCTTTTTCCTCCGGCAGCAAGCAGCTACCGGTGGAAAAAAGATCCATTAAGAGGAGTTGTCCCCAAAGCGTGGAATATGTGA
- a CDS encoding NusG domain II-containing protein — protein sequence MTRGDKLILVLVLVVALGAFGFLALRRQAAPSPAVAQVVVEVDGKEVERFPLANLRAGERRRVRGPLGYSVIEGGENKVRMVSSPCPDKVCVARGWISAPGEAIVCVPNHVVVHVEGGAQKQGYDALTQ from the coding sequence GTGACGCGGGGCGATAAACTCATCCTGGTCCTGGTGCTTGTCGTGGCACTGGGAGCGTTCGGGTTCTTGGCCCTGCGGCGCCAGGCGGCGCCGTCGCCCGCTGTGGCACAGGTGGTGGTGGAAGTGGACGGCAAGGAGGTCGAACGCTTTCCCCTGGCGAACCTGCGCGCCGGCGAGCGGCGCCGGGTCCGGGGCCCGCTCGGGTATAGCGTTATTGAGGGCGGAGAGAATAAGGTTAGAATGGTAAGTTCTCCCTGCCCCGACAAGGTCTGCGTTGCCCGCGGCTGGATCAGCGCGCCGGGCGAGGCCATTGTCTGCGTACCGAACCATGTGGTGGTGCACGTGGAAGGAGGCGCACAAAAGCAGGGTTACGATGCGTTGACGCAATAA
- a CDS encoding FAD:protein FMN transferase, with amino-acid sequence MKPRRLKLPALLLAVALLAGCRGRGPAGAEAAKAEKTEFMMDTVITITAYGPGAEEAVNAALAEMRRISALMNADDPESEVSRLNANAGKRPVKVSPETFYVLALAQRYSELSEGAFDVTVRPLVKLWGIGKKDKYVPAEEAVARARSLVNYRDLVLDEAAQTAYLERPGMGVDLGGVAKGYGADRAREVLREHGIRSALIDAGGNIWAIGSRPDGRPWRIGIRNPRPEHGGELLAVLPSEDLTLVTSGDYERYFIKDGVRYHHIFDPRTGRPARRAISATIVGQNSAEADVLSTAVFVLGPEKGLALIRRLGRLEAVVVTPDEKIVSTGNLEDRLEVVRREGGTGDAGR; translated from the coding sequence GTGAAACCACGGCGCCTTAAGCTCCCGGCCCTCCTTCTGGCCGTGGCCCTGCTGGCCGGTTGCCGCGGCCGGGGGCCGGCGGGGGCGGAAGCGGCCAAGGCCGAAAAAACTGAGTTCATGATGGACACGGTGATCACCATCACCGCTTACGGACCGGGGGCGGAGGAGGCGGTGAACGCGGCCCTGGCGGAGATGCGGCGTATCTCCGCTCTAATGAACGCCGACGATCCCGAGAGCGAGGTCAGCCGCCTCAACGCCAACGCCGGAAAACGGCCTGTCAAGGTGAGCCCGGAGACCTTTTACGTGCTGGCCCTGGCCCAACGTTACTCAGAGCTGTCGGAGGGAGCCTTTGATGTGACCGTCCGCCCGCTGGTGAAGCTCTGGGGTATCGGCAAGAAAGACAAGTATGTCCCTGCGGAGGAGGCCGTCGCCCGGGCGCGTTCGCTGGTGAACTACCGGGACCTGGTGCTCGACGAAGCGGCGCAGACGGCTTACCTTGAGCGGCCCGGCATGGGAGTCGACCTGGGCGGGGTCGCCAAGGGTTACGGGGCTGACCGGGCGCGGGAGGTGCTCCGGGAACACGGCATCCGTTCCGCCCTTATCGACGCCGGGGGCAACATCTGGGCCATAGGCAGCCGCCCCGACGGCCGGCCGTGGCGCATCGGCATTCGCAATCCCCGTCCCGAGCACGGCGGCGAGCTCTTGGCGGTGCTGCCCAGCGAGGACCTGACCCTGGTAACCTCCGGGGACTACGAACGTTATTTTATAAAGGACGGGGTGCGCTACCACCACATCTTTGATCCCCGTACCGGCAGGCCGGCGCGCCGCGCCATTTCCGCCACCATCGTCGGCCAGAACAGCGCCGAAGCGGACGTGCTCTCGACCGCCGTGTTTGTCCTGGGACCGGAAAAGGGGCTGGCGCTGATCCGCCGGCTGGGAAGACTGGAGGCGGTAGTGGTGACACCGGACGAGAAGATCGTTTCCACCGGCAATCTGGAAGACCGCCTCGAGGTGGTCCGGAGAGAGGGTGGCACCGGTGACGCGGGGCGATAA
- the rnfB gene encoding RnfABCDGE type electron transport complex subunit B translates to MVEAILSLGGLGLVFGVLLGVAARKFAVEKDPKAVEITEVLPGANCGACGFPGCSGLAAAIAKGEAPVNGCKVGGAAVAARVAEIMGVQAAGDEERRIAHLLCRGGHGAAVQRAKYEGLTDCRSAAAFGSGGKACSFGCVGLGNCVRACPFGALSLGPDGLPVVDKEKCTGCGICVKTCPKGVLALVPAHAKVFVACSSKAPGREVRQVCRVGCIACRICEKTCESDAIHVADNLARIDYAKCSNCGRCAEKCPQKIIVNEQAQEKQAAAN, encoded by the coding sequence ATGGTGGAAGCAATTCTCAGCCTGGGCGGCCTCGGCCTCGTCTTCGGCGTACTGCTCGGGGTCGCGGCGCGTAAGTTTGCCGTGGAAAAGGACCCGAAGGCCGTTGAAATCACCGAGGTGCTGCCGGGTGCCAACTGCGGCGCCTGCGGCTTCCCGGGCTGCAGCGGTCTGGCCGCGGCCATCGCCAAGGGCGAGGCGCCCGTAAACGGGTGTAAAGTGGGCGGAGCGGCTGTGGCGGCCAGGGTGGCGGAGATAATGGGCGTCCAGGCAGCCGGGGACGAGGAACGCCGGATCGCCCACCTGCTCTGCCGTGGGGGCCACGGTGCGGCGGTGCAGCGCGCCAAGTACGAGGGCCTGACCGACTGCCGCAGCGCGGCGGCTTTCGGCTCGGGCGGCAAGGCGTGCAGCTTCGGCTGTGTGGGCCTCGGCAACTGCGTGCGCGCCTGCCCCTTCGGGGCGCTCAGCCTCGGCCCGGATGGGCTTCCTGTAGTAGATAAGGAAAAATGCACCGGCTGCGGCATCTGCGTCAAAACCTGCCCCAAGGGTGTGCTCGCGCTGGTGCCGGCGCACGCCAAGGTCTTTGTGGCCTGCAGCTCCAAGGCGCCGGGGCGCGAGGTGCGCCAGGTGTGCCGCGTAGGCTGCATTGCCTGCCGCATCTGTGAGAAGACGTGCGAGTCTGATGCCATTCACGTCGCAGATAACCTGGCGCGGATCGACTACGCCAAGTGCAGCAACTGCGGCCGCTGCGCCGAGAAGTGCCCGCAGAAGATCATTGTGAACGAGCAGGCGCAGGAAAAGCAAGCAGCTGCTAACTGA